The stretch of DNA TGCCGGGCGGCGCCCTCGCCACGGACGAGGATGTGGCGACCTGCGCCGCCCGCGAGTGGGAGGAAGAGCTGGGAGTTCCGGCAGGCCCGCTGCGCCTCGTGGGCGTGCTGGAAAACTTCTTCGGCCCGTCGAGCAAGCGCCAGCATGAGCTGGGCTTCTACTTCCGCATGGAGGCGCCACCGGAGCTGCCACAGACCCCCTTTTCCGTGCTGGACAGCCCGGAGACGACCTGTGAGTGGGTGCCCCTCTCCGAGCTGTCCGCCCGGCCGGTCTACCCGCTCGCCGTAGCGGACTTCCTGAGCGCTGGCCCCGGCGAGGTGCGCCACCGCGTCGAGCGGAATTGACCTCAGGCGGGGGACAGGTTGGCGAACTTGACCAGCAGCTTCTTGGTGCCCACTGAGGGGAAGTGCACGGTGACCTCCTGCCGGTCCCCGACGCCCGCCACCGCCAGCACCTGCCCCTCCCCGAACTTGGGATGCTTGACCTTCTCGCCGCCGCGGTAGGCCATGCCTTCGGTCATCGGGCTGGTGTTCTTGACGGCGGCAGGACGGGTGGGCACGGTCGGGCGGTAGTCTTTCCAGCTCTTCTGGCGGTACTCCACGACCTGTCCGTAGGGGTCCACGGTGTCGAAGCCGTCACCCAGTTCCTCCAAAAAGCGGCTGTCCTCGGCGGCAATCGTCTTGCCGTACTGCATGCGGTTTTGCGCGGCGGTCAGGAACAGCCGCTCCATCGCCCGCGTGATGCCCACGTAAAAGAGCCGCCGCTCCTCCTCGATGCCGCCGGGTTCGATCAGCGCGTTCTTGCTGGGCAGCAGCCCCTCTTCCGCCCCCACGATGAACACCACCGGGAACTCCAGCCCCTTGGCGTTGTGCAGGGTCATCAGGGTGACGGCTTCCTCGGGCTTGTCGCGGTTCTCGGTCCGCGAGCGCATGTCGTCCACGCTGGAGAGCAGCGCGGCGTCGTCGAGGAAGTCCGCGATGGTGCCCTCGTGCTCCCCCGACCATTCTTCGGCGGCGTTGACGAGTTCGTCGAGGTTCTCCATGCGGACCTGCCCTTCCTGCCCCTCTTGCCGCAGCAGGTCGAGGTAGCCGCTGTGCTCGATCACGTAGCGCAGGAACGGCCCCGGCTCGTAGTTGTCGGCGGCCTCGCTCATCGCCTGCATGAGCTGAGCGAACTCGACGGGCTTCTGTGCCCCCCGGTCGAGGATGTTCAGCTCCTGGGCATTGGCGCAGGCGGTCAGGAGGGAGGTACCGTTCACCCGTGCCCACTCCATCAGCCGCTCGAGCGCCGTGTCCCCGATGCCGCGCCGGGGCCGCCCGATGATGCGGCGCAGGGCCACGTCGTCGTCCGGGTTGATGGCGAGCCGGGCGTAGGCGAGGATGTCGCGGATTTCCCGGCGGTCGTAGAAGCTCACGCCGCCCACGATCTTGGCCGGAATCTGCACCCGCCGCAGCGACTCCTCGATCACGCGCGACTGAGCGTTCGTGCGGTAGAGGACCGCCATGTCGGTGAAGGGCCGCCCCTCGCCGTGCAGCCGCGTGATCCACTCGGCCACGAAGTCGCCCTCTGCCCGGTGGTCCGGAGCACGGTGGAAGACGACGGGGTGCCCGTCCTCCTTGACCGCCTTCAGGGTCTTGTCGAGCCGCTCGGAGTTGTTCTCGATGAGCTTGTTGGCGACGTTCAGGACGCGGGCGCTGGAACGGTAGTTGTGTTCGAGCATGTAGACCCTGGCGTCAGGGTAATCCTTCTGAAAATCGAGGATGTTTTGAATGTCAGCGCCACGAAATTTATAGATCGACTGATCGGGGTCTCCCACCACCAGCAAATTCCGATCCCGACTGGCAAGTAACCGCGTCAATTCATATTGCGCCTTGTTTGTATCCTGATACTCGTCCACGTGGATGAACTTCGCCCGGTCCTGCACCCGGTCGAGGACGGCGGGCACCTCCTGAAAGAGCCGCACCGTCTCGGTAATCAGGTCCCCGAAGTCGATCGCGTTCTGGCCCTTCTTGCGGGCCTCGTAGCGGCGGTAGGCCTCGGCGGCGGCCTCGCGCGGAATCCCGCTGATAAAGAGTTCGTGTGAGCGCTCGAGGTCGGCGGGCGTGAGCAGGTTGCTCTTGGCCCGGTCGAGGATGGAGCGCAATACGCGCGGATTGGTGTCCGGACCGATGCCGGGAATGGACCCCATGACCTCCTTGAGGATGTCCATCTGGTCGTCGTCGTCGTAGATGACAAAGCCCCGCCGCAAGCCGATGTGCTCCCCGTAGGCCCGCAGAATCCGCACCCCCGCCGAGTGGAAGGTGCTCATCCACAGGCGGTCGGCCCCCTGCACGAGGTGCTTGGCCCGCTCGCGCATCTCGGCGGCGGCCTTGTTGGTAAAGGTCACGGCCAGGATCTCGCCGGGGTCGGCCCCGTAGTGCCCAATCAGGTGGGCGATGCGGTAGACCAGCGTGCGCGTCTTGCCGCTGCCCGCTCCCGCGATCACGAGGGCCGGGCCGGTGTGATGGTTGGCGGCCTGCGCCTGGTTGGGGTTGAGCTGGGACAGCAGGGGGGAATCGGGCAGGTCCGGCACGGTCGTCACCGGGGGAGTGTAGCAGAGCGGGTTATGTTGATGGCGTAATGGTTCGGGCGAGCATGGTGCGAATCCTGATAGGCCCCCCGGTCATGTTTGAACTGTTCCGCCAAGTTCCGTTTTAACTCAGCGTATGCCTGGGCATCGGCTGGATGGGCGCGGAGGTGGTCCCGAAAGCGTAAATGCCCGTGCCAATGCAGGCTGTCCGCCTCCACGACATGGAGATGAACGCCCCGGAGCAGGCGGCCTCGGGCCTTGAGGTAAACACGCCAACGGCCATTCGGCTCCTTCTAGAAGCTTTACCCGAGAGCGAGAAGACGGGTATCAGCCTCCGCCGACCACGGCCACGCCCGCGTCCCCAGCATCAGGTCTACGGTGGGCTTGGCGTCCAGGCCGGGGACAGCGGTGCTGCCGATGTGCTCAAGGCCAGTGACTCGGTAGCCGAGAACTTCCCGCATCACTGTGATTTCCCGGTGGGCAAACCACGGCCAGCGTGGGTCATAAAGTTCAACCTTCACAGCTTCTCGTCCGGGGCCGCCCATCTGTACCAGCCTACCCCTGTCCCCCAACGGGTGCCGCCCCCCGCCTCATGCAATCCTGTTACGCTCGCCGGATGGACCGTTCGGCCAGAATCGCCCTGGGCAGCGTGGTGGTGGCGCTTATCGTGCTGGCCCTCAAGTTTCTGGCCTATCAGGTGACGGGCAGCGTGGCCCTGTACTCGGACGCGCTGGAGAGCATCATCAACGTGGCCGCCGCCGCCGCCGCCCTGATCGCCCTGCGCGTCTCGGCGCGGCCTGCCGACGCCACGCACCCCTACGGCCACTCCAAGGCCGAGTATTTCAGCGCGGTGGCCGAGGGCGTGCTGATCGTGCTGGCGGCCTTCAGCATCATCCGGGAGGCGGTCCCGGCCCTTCAGAATTCACGCACGCTGGAGACTCCTTGGAACGGGCTGACCATCAACCTGGGGGCCACGCTGCTCAACGGGCTGTGGGCAGGCGTGCTGCTGCGGACGGGCCGGGCGGCCCGGTCCCCGGCGCTGCTGGCCGATGGGCGGCACGTCCTGACCGACGTGGTGACCAGCGTGGGCGTGCTGGCCGGGGTCGCGCTCGCCGCCCTCACCGGGGTGGGCTGGTTGGACCCGGCCCTCGCACTGCTCGTCGCTGTGAACATCCTCTGGAGCGGCTGGCACCTCGTGCGCGAGAGCGTGGGCGGGTTGATGGACGCGGGGGTGGACCCGCACACCGAGAATCGTATCCGGCAGCTTCTCAGCACCCACGCGGACGGGGCGCTGGAGGTCCACGACCTGCGCACCCGGCACGCGGGCCGCATGATCTTTGTCGAGTTCCATCTCGTCGTGCCCGGTGCCATGACCGTGCAGGACGCACACGCCATCTGCGACCGATTGGAAGAGGCCCTGTTCGCCGAGTTGCCCGGCGTGGCCGTCACCATCCATGTCGAGCCGCCCGACAAGGCCAAGCATCACGGGGTCGTGGTGGTGTGACGCGCAGGGAATGAAAAAGGGCCGGGGAAGCGTCACCCGGCCCGTATGTTGGCGAATTGAATGCTCAGCGTGTGCCCTCGCCCATCCGCGCCGAGTCGCTCTGGCCGTCCTGCGGGCTGAAGGTGAGGCACTGGGCCATCTGGCCGCTGAAGTCGACCTCGATCTGACCCGCCGTGCAGTTCTCCTGCTCGTTGTAGCGGCAATTCGTGGCCCCGCAGCGGCTCACGACACTCTGTCCTTCCCCCATGTTGCGGCCCTGTTGCATGTCATTCATGGTGCTCCCTCCTGAGCGCAGGGTGCGCCGCGAAAGCGAGGAGGAACGTAGCCCCAGCCGCAAAATGAAGGGTGGCACACAATCCCGACTGATCCGGGCAGGATTGTCCCGATTTCGAAAAAAGGCTGTGCTGGACGGACAGGGAGGCACCACGTTCAGCATGGGCATCCGGACAGTGCCTCGCGTTCGGTGAAGGTCAGTTCAGCAGGGTGCCCCGGATGCCCTGGGCGCAGGCAACCCGGTGGGCCACCTCCCGCGCGTCGAGTTCGCCGTGTTCGCGCAGGCCCGCCGCCACCACCTCGACCTCGGCCCACGAGCGGCGCAGCAGGGCGCGGGCGCGGGCCTCCAAGACCGTGAGTTGGGCGTCCAGCACTTCCAGCTCCTCGGGGTCGGTCAGGGTCGCGGTGAGCAGGGCGCGGGGATCACGGCAGGCGGGACCCTCCCCTGCGCCCACCGCGAGGCCCAGCAGCCGCGCCATCGCGGAGCGGGCCAGGCCGACCAGGGCGACCTCCTCGCGCAGGCCCCGGTTCAGGGCCAGGGCCTGGGGGTCGGCTGCAAGCGCGTAGGTCACGCCGGGCGTCTCGCCCAGGGCCACCCGCTCCACCCGCAAGGGAGCGCGGGGGTGCAGGTGGGCCAGCACCGCCTCGGCCGCCAGCAGCAGCGAGAGAGTGCGGAGGTCGCCGGAGGGCGCGGTCGTCGGGAGGGAAGCGGGGGTGGGGGTCGTCGTCATCATCCTGACTCTGAAGCTCAGGTTAACGGACCCGGCCCCCCATGAACAGGGACACAGGTCGCTGTCGGTGTGACCGGGTGGGGAACGCCGCTACAGTTCCAGGTCGCCCGGCTCTTTGCGAAACTTCTCGCGCAGGAACCGGCCGTGGGTCAGCAGTTCCTGACCGCCCGAACGCAGCGCCCCGTCTAGGACCTCCGCCACCGCCTCCAGCAGCAGGTCGAGTTGTTCGCGCAGCAGGTCACGTCCGGTCTTGCTGTCTTCCAGGGGCTGGGTATTCGCCAGGGTGGGCGGCAGCTTGAGGTAGGCCTGGGCCGCGGCCGGGGCATACTCGCGCCGCACCGCGCGGGCCAGGTAAGCCCCCTCGCTGGCCCCCTGGCCCTGGGCGTCCAGATGGCGCAGCGCCTCGCGGGTCCGCAGGTCCAGCGCGATGAGCTGAGCGCGGGCCTCGCCGGGCAGCCGCTCGTCACGGGTCAGGGCGGTGAGGGCGTCCCCGTCGTCGGGAACTGGAGGTTCCTGTGCCCGCCGCGCCGCGTTCGCGCTTGCCACTGCCCCGCCCACCGGCATCGCCTCGCGCTCGCGGGAAGTCAGGTCGCCCAGGGGGAGCCCGCCTGCCTGCTCGGGCAGGGCCGCGGAAGCACGGGCGTCCCCGATGACCTGCGGCGACTTCCCGGCTGTCCAGAGGGACGCCGGAGCCGAAAAGACCCAGATCAGTCCCATCACGGTCAGGGGGAAGACCAGCCAGTCCGCGCCCAGCGCCATAAAGATCAGCCCGGCCAGCACCCCCACCAGCAGCGCCCGCCAGTCGCGCTGCCAGCGGTGAAAGCCCCGCGACCCCAGGTAGCCCAGCAGCATCCCCGCCGCCGGATGAACGATCCAGTCGGCCCCCAACACTGCCATCAGCGCGATCCCGGCGGCAGCCCGGCCCACCTCGGCCGCGTGCTTGCCCCGGCCCGAAAAGATCACGAACGCCCAGTGGGCCAGCGTCAGCGCTGCCAGCGGATGCACGATCCAGGCAAAGGCCTCTAGCATGAGCGGCCCAGCGGGGCGGGAGAAAGCCCGAACATGCCCCCCTTACGTTGTCAAAGATCGGAAGGTTGCCAGGTTGCTGCCCCACTCCGCACCCCGTGGGAAATGGAAAACCCCAGGCTCATCCTGGGGGTGACTGGCAGGGCCTTGCGGGCGGCGATTACTTGCGGAAGCTGGGGTTGAGGATCTTCTTGCGCAGGCGAATGCTCTGGGGCGTCAGTTCCACCAGCTCGTCGTCTGCGATGTACTCCAGCGCGTCTTCGAGGCTCAGGCGGCGCGGGGGGATCAGGGTCAGGGCCTCGTCGGCACCCGCCGAGCGCACGTTGGTGAGCTTCTTGTTCTTGCAGACGTTGACGTTCATGTCCTGCTCGCGGGCGTTCTCGCCCACGATCATGCCCACATACACGTCCTGGCCCGCGTCGATGAAGAAGGTCCCCCGGTCTTGCAGCTTGAAGATCGAGTAGGCGAAGGCCACCCCGTCTTCCATGCTGACCAGCGACCCGTTCTGGCGGGTCTTGAGGTCCCCGGCCCACGGCGCGTAGCCGTCGAAGATGTGGCTCATGATGCCCTCGCCCTGGGTCATGGAGAGGAACTGGGTGCGGAAGCCGAAGAGGGCGCGGGAGGGAATCTTGAACTCCACCCGCACGCGGCTGCCCTGCGGCTCCATGTTCACCATCTGGCCCTTGCGGGCGCCCAGCACGCCGATCACGGTGCTGGAGTGCTGCTCGGGCACGTCGATGACGAGGTGCTCGATAGGCTCGTGCTTTTGCCCGTCGATCTCGCGCACGATGACCTGCGGCGCCCCGACCTGCACCTCATACCCTTCCCGGCGCATGGTTTCCAGCAGGATCGAGAGGTGCAGCTCGCCGCGCCCCGACACCTTGAACTCGTCGGGGCGGATCTCCTCGACGCGCAGCGACACGTTGGTCATGACCTCGCGCTTGAGGCGGTCATTGAGGTGGCGGGAGGTGACGTACTTGCCCTCCTTGCCCGCGAAGGGCGAGGTGTTGGGCTGGAAGACCATCGAGACGGTCGGCTCGTCCACCGTGATGATGGGCAGCGCTTCGGGGTCGGCGAGGTCGGCGACCGTCTCTCCGATCTGCGCGTCCTCGATTCCGGCGAGCGCCACGATGTCCCCGGCACTGACCTCGTCGGCCTCGATGCGGCGCAGGCCCAGGTGCGTGAAGGGTTGCACGACGCGGGTCTTCGTCATCGTGCCGTCCTTGTGGATCAGTTGCACGAACTCGCCCTTCTTCACCTTGCCGCGCTGCACCCGCCCCAGCACGATGCGCCCGAGGTACTCGGAGTAGTCGAGGTTGGTCACCAGCATCTGGAAGGGGGCCTCCAGGTCGACCTTCGGCGCGGGGATGTGCTCCAGCACCATCTCGAACAGCTCGTGCATGTCGTCTTGCGGCTTGTCGAGGTCCTTGAACGCCTTGCCGTCGCGGGCGATGGCGTACAGGATCGGGAAGTCGAGCTGGTCGTCGTTGGCGCCGAGTTCGGCCATCAGGTCGAAGGTGAGGTTGACGACCTCTTCCGGGCGAGCGTCGTTGCGATCGATCTTGTTGACGACCACGATGGGCTTGAGACCCAGTTCGATGGCCTTACGCAGCACGAAGCGGGTCTGGGGCATCGGCCCCTCCGCCGCGTCCACGAGGACGAGCGCCCCGTCCACCATGCCCAGCACGCGCTCGACCTCGCCGCCGAAGTCGGCGTGGCCGGGGGTGTCTACGATGTTGATCTTGACGCCGTTATATTCCACCGCCGTGTTCTTGGCGAGAATGGTGATGCCGCGCTCGCGTTCGAGGTCGTTGGAGTCCATCGCCCGCTCGGCAATTTCCTCGCCGTGGCCGAGCTTGAGGGTCTGCTTGAGCAGGCCGTCCACCAGCGTGGTCTTGCCGTGGTCGACGTGCGCGATGATGGCGATATTGCGGTATTCCATAGGTCAGCTCCCTTGATGCGGAGCCGCTAGCTCTCAGCGGTCAGCCTTCAGCTCTCAGCTCATCTGCACGAAAAAACCCGCCGCACTCCGGTCTGGACAGTGGGCGGGATACCCAAACGGG from Deinococcus sp. HSC-46F16 encodes:
- a CDS encoding cation diffusion facilitator family transporter, whose translation is MDRSARIALGSVVVALIVLALKFLAYQVTGSVALYSDALESIINVAAAAAALIALRVSARPADATHPYGHSKAEYFSAVAEGVLIVLAAFSIIREAVPALQNSRTLETPWNGLTINLGATLLNGLWAGVLLRTGRAARSPALLADGRHVLTDVVTSVGVLAGVALAALTGVGWLDPALALLVAVNILWSGWHLVRESVGGLMDAGVDPHTENRIRQLLSTHADGALEVHDLRTRHAGRMIFVEFHLVVPGAMTVQDAHAICDRLEEALFAELPGVAVTIHVEPPDKAKHHGVVVV
- a CDS encoding DUF1540 domain-containing protein; translated protein: MNDMQQGRNMGEGQSVVSRCGATNCRYNEQENCTAGQIEVDFSGQMAQCLTFSPQDGQSDSARMGEGTR
- the typA gene encoding translational GTPase TypA, with the protein product MEYRNIAIIAHVDHGKTTLVDGLLKQTLKLGHGEEIAERAMDSNDLERERGITILAKNTAVEYNGVKINIVDTPGHADFGGEVERVLGMVDGALVLVDAAEGPMPQTRFVLRKAIELGLKPIVVVNKIDRNDARPEEVVNLTFDLMAELGANDDQLDFPILYAIARDGKAFKDLDKPQDDMHELFEMVLEHIPAPKVDLEAPFQMLVTNLDYSEYLGRIVLGRVQRGKVKKGEFVQLIHKDGTMTKTRVVQPFTHLGLRRIEADEVSAGDIVALAGIEDAQIGETVADLADPEALPIITVDEPTVSMVFQPNTSPFAGKEGKYVTSRHLNDRLKREVMTNVSLRVEEIRPDEFKVSGRGELHLSILLETMRREGYEVQVGAPQVIVREIDGQKHEPIEHLVIDVPEQHSSTVIGVLGARKGQMVNMEPQGSRVRVEFKIPSRALFGFRTQFLSMTQGEGIMSHIFDGYAPWAGDLKTRQNGSLVSMEDGVAFAYSIFKLQDRGTFFIDAGQDVYVGMIVGENAREQDMNVNVCKNKKLTNVRSAGADEALTLIPPRRLSLEDALEYIADDELVELTPQSIRLRKKILNPSFRK
- a CDS encoding UvrD-helicase domain-containing protein, translating into MTTVPDLPDSPLLSQLNPNQAQAANHHTGPALVIAGAGSGKTRTLVYRIAHLIGHYGADPGEILAVTFTNKAAAEMRERAKHLVQGADRLWMSTFHSAGVRILRAYGEHIGLRRGFVIYDDDDQMDILKEVMGSIPGIGPDTNPRVLRSILDRAKSNLLTPADLERSHELFISGIPREAAAEAYRRYEARKKGQNAIDFGDLITETVRLFQEVPAVLDRVQDRAKFIHVDEYQDTNKAQYELTRLLASRDRNLLVVGDPDQSIYKFRGADIQNILDFQKDYPDARVYMLEHNYRSSARVLNVANKLIENNSERLDKTLKAVKEDGHPVVFHRAPDHRAEGDFVAEWITRLHGEGRPFTDMAVLYRTNAQSRVIEESLRRVQIPAKIVGGVSFYDRREIRDILAYARLAINPDDDVALRRIIGRPRRGIGDTALERLMEWARVNGTSLLTACANAQELNILDRGAQKPVEFAQLMQAMSEAADNYEPGPFLRYVIEHSGYLDLLRQEGQEGQVRMENLDELVNAAEEWSGEHEGTIADFLDDAALLSSVDDMRSRTENRDKPEEAVTLMTLHNAKGLEFPVVFIVGAEEGLLPSKNALIEPGGIEEERRLFYVGITRAMERLFLTAAQNRMQYGKTIAAEDSRFLEELGDGFDTVDPYGQVVEYRQKSWKDYRPTVPTRPAAVKNTSPMTEGMAYRGGEKVKHPKFGEGQVLAVAGVGDRQEVTVHFPSVGTKKLLVKFANLSPA
- a CDS encoding NUDIX hydrolase gives rise to the protein MTDIRLPLGGLKFSVRVAILCVRGDHLLANTADGLGFWFLPGGALATDEDVATCAAREWEEELGVPAGPLRLVGVLENFFGPSSKRQHELGFYFRMEAPPELPQTPFSVLDSPETTCEWVPLSELSARPVYPLAVADFLSAGPGEVRHRVERN